In one Flammeovirga yaeyamensis genomic region, the following are encoded:
- a CDS encoding sulfatase family protein, whose protein sequence is MKRILLLNLLVVMGIFSCQKHSNSSVVQSKKKPNIVYILTDQWRASATAYGGNTTVKTPTLDQLAKKSINFSNAVSVTPVCTPHRAALFTGRYPTTTGMVVNDVYLPEEELCMAEIFKSEGYSTAYYGKWHLDGHGRLNNVAPERRQGFDYWKGLECSHNYNKMPYYENDDPEIKYWPKYSPFAITEDANKYLAAHANDDRPFLLVLSIATPHYPHGSAPKRFMDMYPQDSLELPKNVYPQWEKRARKEMQGYYAHISATDEAIGNVLKQLENLGLEENTIVVFSSDHGEMLGAHGVKPFVKQLPWDESVRVPFLIKYPSIGDHAGSVIKAPINTPDILPSLLGLSDISIPETIEGEDLSNLMKSPDPNYDRAALVMNACPFGSNHKDEEYRGILTKQYTYVKTLQGPSQLFDNVSDPLQLNNLIDQKATAQVQERLEGLLQKEMSRIGDEFKPREYYLEKYNYKLDPRKHAINWWDFSKGRGVIQGPRIM, encoded by the coding sequence ATGAAACGAATTTTACTTCTCAACTTATTAGTAGTAATGGGTATTTTCTCTTGTCAGAAACACAGTAATTCTTCTGTGGTGCAATCGAAGAAGAAACCCAACATTGTGTATATATTAACCGATCAGTGGAGAGCCTCGGCAACTGCCTATGGAGGAAATACTACTGTTAAAACTCCAACATTGGATCAGTTAGCCAAAAAGTCGATTAACTTTTCTAATGCCGTATCGGTTACTCCCGTTTGTACACCACATAGAGCAGCCTTGTTTACCGGAAGATACCCTACCACTACTGGCATGGTAGTGAACGATGTCTATTTGCCGGAAGAAGAACTTTGTATGGCTGAAATTTTTAAATCAGAAGGGTATTCTACGGCCTATTATGGTAAATGGCATTTAGATGGACACGGTCGTTTAAACAATGTGGCTCCAGAAAGAAGACAAGGGTTTGATTATTGGAAAGGACTGGAATGTTCTCATAATTATAACAAAATGCCTTACTACGAAAATGATGATCCGGAAATCAAATATTGGCCGAAGTATTCTCCTTTTGCTATTACGGAAGATGCCAATAAATATTTAGCAGCACATGCAAACGATGATCGACCATTTTTATTGGTATTATCCATTGCTACTCCTCATTATCCTCATGGAAGTGCACCCAAGCGTTTTATGGATATGTATCCACAAGACAGTTTAGAATTACCCAAAAATGTTTATCCACAATGGGAAAAGCGTGCTAGAAAAGAAATGCAAGGCTATTATGCACATATCTCTGCAACTGATGAAGCGATTGGGAATGTGTTAAAACAATTAGAGAATTTGGGATTGGAAGAAAATACCATTGTTGTGTTTTCATCGGATCATGGGGAAATGTTAGGTGCACATGGAGTGAAACCTTTTGTAAAACAATTGCCATGGGATGAATCGGTGAGAGTACCTTTCTTAATTAAATATCCATCTATTGGTGATCATGCAGGAAGTGTTATCAAAGCGCCCATTAACACACCTGATATTTTGCCAAGTCTATTGGGCTTATCTGATATTTCTATTCCTGAAACTATAGAGGGTGAAGATCTCTCTAATTTGATGAAATCGCCTGATCCGAATTATGATCGAGCAGCTTTAGTTATGAATGCTTGTCCTTTTGGATCGAATCATAAAGATGAAGAATACCGTGGCATCCTGACAAAGCAATATACTTATGTAAAAACACTACAGGGTCCTTCCCAATTGTTTGATAATGTATCGGATCCTCTTCAGTTAAATAATCTTATTGACCAAAAGGCAACAGCACAAGTGCAAGAACGTTTAGAAGGGCTTCTTCAAAAAGAAATGTCTAGAATTGGAGATGAGTTTAAACCTAGGGAATACTATTTAGAGAAATATAATTATAAACTCGATCCTAGAAAACATGCTATTAATTGGTGGGATTTTAGTAAAGGGAGAGGAGTTATTCAAGGGCCAAGAATAATGTAA